From the genome of Sphingobacterium kitahiroshimense, one region includes:
- a CDS encoding VIT domain-containing protein: MNKILIIALILCLLLQGENIKSQNNPNRPIPSLKISNDPKDQAKVNLQELDIQVNIFGNIAKTTMTMTFRNNENKDLEGILTFPMPEGVSVTGYALDINGKLRQAVAVDKNKGTEVFESIESRRVDPGLLERVEGNNFKTRIYPIPEQGQRTISITYEENLQFHASTGFQYHLPLAYKQAIERFKLQVNIYQTDQVPTLISKPDGSLIFSEKNHIYQAAIAKNNFIPEKSLVIGLPKRPNENIILTQVNQDQSFYFLSNIFIDAPSKAKTWKNKIGIIWDNSLSAKDKDIQKELALLDLIIQQKKNLTIELGLLNISYVKAGTFHIEQGNWTALKNYLLHLTYDGGTDYSKLNDQVLQAEEYLFFTEGLSTFGSNQVTINKPTYCISSSAIADYSTLQAISKKTGAKTLNLLNTSPIDGIKKLSSENLKFLGIKEHADFSEIYPAIHTEVQDHIAISGLGKNNDLKQITLLFGYGNRATQEVKIDINYQENELDIHKIWAQKKIATLDVDYTENKERIEELGKQFGIVTRNTSLIVLETVEDYVRYAILPPTELLPAYHKLIKEQSVLREERMHDLLAQAETAVQELKKWWQTDFKAKKSYPQPNRIVEESFVEPEVHPINNAQAATSKMVSSESRQMFLADDQYSNLKEIILSDLEDPVSDQQHYSGTDVSDRITAGAKITIPDIKNDNMYLQVLKKSANPYQTYLELRQAYLGTPSFYFDVANFFFRKGTKDKALLVLSSLADLQIENADLFKTIAYTLKQWEQYQYELYINKKIVDWRPMDPQSHRDYALALLDNKQYQKAFDQLYSILTQSYSPEAADRDDGIEEIIVMELNNLLKLNQTHVNSNNISKKLTADLPVDIRVVINWNSNNTDIDLWVTDPYGEKCFYSNNSTAMGGRLSNDFTGGYGPEQFLLKRAVKGKYKVEVDFYNDNSLTLAGPTAVMAEIFTYYSSGKQERKIIPLYLDKTKEQHVTIGTFDF, translated from the coding sequence ATGAATAAGATCCTCATAATAGCATTGATTTTATGTCTCCTACTTCAGGGAGAGAATATTAAATCACAGAATAATCCAAATAGACCTATTCCCAGCTTAAAAATATCGAATGATCCAAAAGATCAGGCAAAAGTTAATCTACAGGAGCTCGATATTCAAGTTAATATTTTTGGTAACATCGCGAAAACAACGATGACAATGACCTTCCGTAATAATGAAAACAAAGACTTGGAGGGCATACTGACATTCCCCATGCCTGAAGGTGTTTCGGTAACAGGATACGCCCTTGATATTAATGGAAAACTACGTCAAGCTGTTGCAGTTGATAAAAACAAAGGGACTGAAGTCTTCGAAAGTATTGAATCTCGTCGTGTAGATCCTGGATTATTAGAGCGTGTAGAAGGCAATAATTTTAAGACCAGAATATATCCTATACCTGAACAAGGTCAACGAACCATTAGCATAACTTATGAAGAGAATTTACAATTCCATGCTTCGACTGGTTTTCAATACCATTTACCTTTAGCCTATAAACAAGCGATCGAGCGGTTTAAACTTCAGGTAAATATCTACCAAACAGACCAGGTACCGACATTGATCAGCAAACCAGATGGATCACTCATATTTTCAGAAAAAAATCACATTTATCAAGCGGCTATAGCTAAAAACAATTTTATACCTGAAAAATCATTAGTTATTGGACTACCTAAGCGACCAAATGAGAACATCATTTTGACACAGGTTAATCAAGATCAATCTTTCTATTTCCTTAGCAATATATTTATCGATGCTCCTTCGAAAGCAAAAACCTGGAAAAACAAAATTGGGATCATCTGGGACAATTCTTTAAGTGCTAAAGATAAGGACATTCAAAAAGAATTAGCACTTCTGGATCTCATCATACAACAAAAAAAGAATTTAACTATAGAGCTGGGCTTACTGAATATCAGCTATGTAAAAGCGGGAACATTTCACATAGAACAGGGAAATTGGACTGCTCTAAAAAATTATCTCTTGCATTTAACTTATGATGGCGGAACAGACTATTCAAAATTGAATGATCAAGTGCTGCAAGCGGAGGAATATCTTTTCTTTACCGAAGGGTTATCCACATTTGGGTCAAATCAAGTAACCATCAACAAACCAACATATTGTATCTCTTCTTCTGCTATTGCAGATTACAGCACACTCCAGGCCATTAGCAAAAAAACTGGTGCAAAAACGCTCAATCTATTGAACACATCACCTATTGACGGTATCAAGAAATTAAGTTCAGAAAATTTAAAATTTTTAGGGATCAAAGAACATGCTGATTTCTCAGAAATATATCCAGCGATCCATACAGAAGTACAGGATCATATCGCGATTTCAGGTCTCGGAAAAAACAACGATTTAAAACAGATTACCTTACTCTTTGGCTACGGGAATCGTGCAACTCAAGAAGTCAAAATTGACATCAATTATCAAGAAAATGAGTTGGATATTCATAAAATCTGGGCTCAGAAAAAGATTGCAACATTAGATGTTGATTACACGGAAAATAAAGAACGTATTGAAGAACTTGGTAAGCAATTTGGTATTGTTACCCGTAACACAAGTTTAATTGTATTGGAAACCGTGGAAGATTATGTACGATATGCCATCCTGCCTCCAACAGAATTGCTTCCAGCTTATCATAAATTGATTAAAGAACAAAGCGTTCTTCGGGAGGAACGTATGCATGATTTATTGGCACAGGCTGAAACCGCTGTCCAAGAATTAAAAAAATGGTGGCAGACCGACTTCAAAGCAAAGAAAAGTTATCCACAGCCTAACAGGATCGTAGAAGAATCATTTGTAGAGCCCGAAGTTCATCCAATCAATAATGCACAAGCTGCAACATCAAAAATGGTATCATCAGAAAGCAGACAGATGTTTTTAGCAGATGATCAATATTCAAATCTGAAGGAAATAATATTAAGCGATTTAGAAGACCCAGTTTCTGATCAACAGCATTATTCCGGCACTGATGTGAGTGACAGAATAACTGCTGGTGCAAAAATCACCATTCCTGACATTAAAAATGACAATATGTATCTGCAGGTCTTAAAAAAATCAGCGAATCCCTATCAAACATATCTCGAACTTCGCCAAGCATATTTGGGTACTCCGAGCTTCTATTTTGACGTTGCTAATTTTTTCTTTCGAAAAGGCACAAAAGATAAAGCATTATTAGTGTTGAGCTCACTTGCAGATCTTCAAATTGAAAATGCAGATTTATTTAAGACAATAGCTTACACACTTAAACAATGGGAACAATATCAATATGAACTTTACATCAATAAGAAAATCGTAGACTGGCGTCCTATGGATCCGCAAAGCCACCGCGATTATGCTTTAGCATTATTAGATAATAAACAATATCAAAAAGCTTTTGATCAATTATATAGTATCCTAACGCAAAGTTATTCCCCTGAAGCAGCCGATCGCGACGATGGTATTGAAGAAATTATTGTGATGGAGTTAAATAATTTATTAAAATTAAACCAGACTCATGTTAATAGCAATAACATCAGCAAAAAACTCACTGCAGATCTTCCTGTTGATATTCGTGTAGTGATCAATTGGAATTCAAACAATACAGATATAGATCTTTGGGTGACAGATCCATATGGAGAAAAATGCTTTTACAGCAATAATAGCACTGCAATGGGAGGACGTTTAAGTAATGATTTTACCGGAGGATATGGCCCTGAACAATTTCTATTAAAAAGAGCAGTCAAAGGAAAATATAAAGTCGAAGTAGATTTTTATAATGATAATTCGCTAACGCTAGCAGGTCCAACAGCAGTTATGGCAGAAATATTCACCTATTATAGCTCCGGAAAACAGGAACGTAAAATCATCCCCCTGTACTTAGATAAAACCAAAGAGCAGCATGTGACCATCGGAACATTTGATTTTTAA
- a CDS encoding DMT family transporter: MSKIKINQNVLILHLTILIWGFTGILGNLISISAIHLVWYRVLIAAISLWIYLAVSKQQILVKRKDFISFIMVGGVVGLHWVLFFYAIKVSTVSVALVTLSSLTLYTSILEPLINKKKIALMDMLVGVVIIMGIYMIFQFESNYIEGILAGLACAFCASIFSIANARMVKKSSATLITFYEMLGAFFWVSVFMLFSGDFNENMVLNQSDLIYLLILGVLCTAVAYVLGVAVMKELSAFTVALTTNLEPVYGILLAMLIFGQKETMSLGFYGGAAIVLGAVFFYPYLKTKIEKRKQDLVIRKIY, translated from the coding sequence ATGTCAAAAATTAAAATTAATCAGAATGTTCTTATTCTGCATTTAACAATCCTGATATGGGGTTTTACAGGAATTTTGGGTAATTTGATTTCGATATCTGCTATACATCTTGTTTGGTATCGGGTTTTGATTGCGGCGATTTCTCTATGGATTTATCTTGCCGTTAGCAAGCAGCAGATTCTGGTAAAAAGAAAGGATTTTATCTCTTTCATAATGGTCGGAGGTGTCGTAGGGCTTCACTGGGTACTCTTTTTTTATGCAATTAAGGTATCTACAGTATCAGTAGCTTTGGTAACATTATCTTCTTTGACATTGTATACTTCTATTTTGGAACCCCTGATCAATAAGAAAAAGATCGCCCTAATGGATATGTTAGTTGGTGTAGTGATAATAATGGGTATCTATATGATATTTCAATTTGAATCCAATTATATTGAAGGTATTCTTGCGGGCTTAGCATGTGCATTCTGTGCAAGTATTTTCTCGATTGCAAATGCCAGAATGGTTAAAAAATCAAGCGCTACCTTGATCACATTTTATGAAATGCTGGGTGCTTTTTTCTGGGTGTCAGTTTTTATGTTATTCAGTGGAGATTTTAATGAAAATATGGTTCTCAATCAATCGGATTTAATTTATCTATTGATCTTAGGGGTATTGTGTACTGCCGTTGCGTATGTTTTAGGTGTTGCTGTGATGAAAGAATTGAGTGCTTTTACAGTTGCTTTAACGACAAATCTGGAACCTGTTTATGGCATTTTATTGGCCATGCTGATCTTCGGTCAAAAAGAGACGATGAGTTTAGGTTTTTATGGTGGTGCTGCCATTGTTTTAGGTGCAGTTTTCTTCTATCCTTACTTAAAAACAAAAATCGAGAAACGGAAGCAGGATTTGGTTATTAGAAAAATCTATTAA
- a CDS encoding glutamate synthase subunit beta has product MGKITGFKEYDRELPQKEPVAYRIQNFQEFNKGYTDSQLNTQAARCMDCGIPFCHSGCPLGNVIPEFNDAVYDGKWEDAYNILTSTNNFPEFTGRICPAPCESACVLGIHSSPITIEEIEKHIIEIAFNKGYVKPNKSYIKTDKRVAIVGSGPAGLAAAAQLNKAGHDVVVFERDDQLGGLLRYGIPDFKLDKKIIDRRISVMQESGIKFNVNAEVGKNISHHELLSFDAVILATGSTVPWHLDIPGKELKGVHFAMDFLKQQNKKVSGIEYTEEHIIAQGKHVVVVGDGDTGSDCIGTSNRQLAQSITQIARKPIPAKERLKNNPWPSDKITFNTSSSQEEGCDRLWATETKAFISDDHGNVKAVQIIEVEYEVDDFGRRTKLGQSEPKEIPADLVLLAVGYQHTEQQLPEKLGVQVDSRGNIVATDKAYQTSVDKIFTAGDCRKGQSLVVWAISEGRECARKVDEFLMGHSELESKEAIHQYA; this is encoded by the coding sequence ATGGGAAAAATAACAGGATTTAAAGAATACGATCGTGAGCTTCCGCAAAAAGAACCGGTAGCTTACAGAATACAGAATTTTCAGGAATTCAACAAGGGTTACACAGATAGTCAACTGAATACACAGGCCGCACGTTGTATGGACTGCGGTATTCCATTTTGTCACTCAGGATGTCCTTTGGGCAATGTAATACCTGAGTTTAATGATGCCGTTTACGATGGAAAATGGGAAGATGCATACAACATATTGACCTCAACAAATAACTTTCCCGAATTTACAGGAAGAATTTGTCCGGCTCCATGTGAATCGGCCTGTGTATTGGGTATACACAGTTCTCCTATTACCATTGAAGAAATTGAAAAACATATTATTGAAATTGCTTTCAATAAAGGTTATGTAAAACCTAACAAAAGCTATATTAAAACAGATAAAAGAGTTGCTATTGTTGGATCAGGACCTGCGGGTTTAGCTGCAGCCGCACAATTAAATAAAGCTGGTCATGACGTTGTCGTTTTTGAACGTGATGATCAACTGGGAGGCTTACTCCGTTATGGTATTCCAGATTTTAAATTAGACAAGAAAATTATTGACCGCCGGATTTCGGTGATGCAGGAATCAGGTATTAAATTTAACGTAAACGCTGAGGTTGGCAAAAACATCTCCCACCATGAGTTACTTTCTTTTGATGCTGTTATTTTAGCAACAGGCTCAACTGTTCCTTGGCATTTGGATATTCCTGGAAAAGAATTAAAGGGTGTTCATTTCGCGATGGACTTTCTGAAACAGCAGAATAAAAAAGTGAGTGGTATTGAATACACGGAAGAGCACATCATCGCCCAAGGAAAACATGTAGTCGTAGTCGGTGACGGTGATACTGGATCGGATTGTATCGGTACTTCCAATCGACAACTGGCACAGAGCATTACCCAGATCGCACGTAAACCAATCCCTGCAAAGGAACGATTAAAGAATAATCCATGGCCATCAGATAAAATCACCTTCAACACTTCATCATCACAAGAAGAAGGTTGTGACCGACTTTGGGCAACCGAAACAAAAGCCTTCATCAGTGATGACCATGGAAATGTCAAAGCTGTTCAGATCATAGAGGTCGAATACGAAGTAGATGATTTCGGTAGAAGAACAAAATTAGGTCAATCAGAGCCTAAAGAAATTCCGGCAGATCTTGTTCTTTTAGCTGTCGGTTATCAACATACAGAGCAACAATTGCCAGAAAAACTGGGTGTTCAAGTCGATAGCCGAGGAAATATAGTTGCGACAGATAAAGCTTACCAGACTTCGGTAGATAAGATCTTTACAGCTGGAGATTGTAGGAAAGGACAATCATTAGTTGTATGGGCGATATCAGAAGGCCGTGAGTGTGCTAGAAAAGTAGACGAATTCCTAATGGGGCATTCGGAGCTTGAAAGCAAAGAAGCTATTCATCAATATGCTTAA
- a CDS encoding LptF/LptG family permease, protein MFSIIDRYIIKKYLSTFVFTMAIFTVVMVIFDISERLDDFLKYNAPMDKIIFEYYAGFIPFYLNFLCPLINFIAVIFFTSKMADQTEIVPILSAGYSFNRLLRPYIFSATLIFAVSFVFNLYIIPKTNKMKIGFENVYVKPLKDNTKVSTHMQIDKNSYVYIDNFDNNSKIGYKFVLEKFKGDTLLEKMIAERITWDSVTTKWKIHDYTNRIINGLHERMDKGTVKDTTLDMKPSDFELYDNIFTAMDTKELDERIHKEEIRGTGMMTDLKLEKYKRYVYPFSAFVLTLMGVALSSKKVRGGIGLSLGIGIGLSFTYIVFIQFATMFSLKGGLPPLIAVLIPNITFLIIAIYLAIKAPK, encoded by the coding sequence ATGTTTTCTATTATCGATCGTTACATTATTAAAAAGTACTTGAGCACATTTGTGTTCACGATGGCTATTTTTACAGTCGTCATGGTCATTTTTGATATTTCTGAGCGATTGGATGATTTCTTGAAATATAATGCTCCTATGGACAAAATTATATTTGAATATTACGCAGGATTTATCCCGTTTTATTTAAATTTCCTTTGTCCTCTGATCAATTTTATCGCTGTTATCTTCTTTACTTCGAAGATGGCCGATCAAACGGAGATCGTACCCATATTAAGTGCCGGCTATAGTTTTAACCGGCTTTTAAGACCCTATATTTTTTCTGCAACGCTTATATTTGCAGTTTCTTTTGTCTTTAACCTTTATATTATTCCGAAAACGAATAAAATGAAGATCGGTTTTGAAAATGTGTATGTAAAACCTTTGAAAGATAATACGAAAGTGTCCACGCATATGCAGATTGATAAAAACAGTTATGTATACATAGACAACTTTGATAACAACTCCAAGATTGGATATAAGTTTGTACTGGAAAAATTTAAGGGTGATACCTTATTGGAAAAAATGATCGCTGAGCGTATTACATGGGATTCTGTAACGACTAAGTGGAAAATACATGATTATACAAACCGGATTATTAATGGTCTTCATGAACGAATGGACAAGGGTACCGTAAAAGATACCACTTTGGATATGAAGCCGAGTGATTTTGAACTGTATGATAATATTTTTACAGCCATGGATACGAAAGAGCTGGACGAGCGTATCCATAAAGAGGAAATTAGGGGTACAGGGATGATGACAGATCTTAAATTGGAGAAATATAAACGTTATGTCTATCCTTTTTCGGCATTTGTGCTTACTTTGATGGGCGTTGCCTTATCCTCTAAGAAGGTCAGAGGAGGTATTGGTCTTAGTTTGGGTATCGGTATCGGATTGAGCTTTACCTACATCGTGTTCATTCAATTTGCCACTATGTTCTCATTAAAAGGAGGGCTCCCTCCTTTGATTGCAGTGTTAATTCCCAATATTACATTTTTAATTATTGCAATCTATTTGGCTATAAAGGCGCCAAAATAA
- the gltB gene encoding glutamate synthase large subunit, giving the protein MIESNTNQQGLYDPSFEHDACGVGFVAHIKGIKSHAQVKDALTMLENMEHRGACGCDPESGDGAGIMIQLPHEFLWEECINLGIQLKEPGYYGAGMVFLPKEPEMNKICRTVIQEAATERDMKFLGFRDVPVSRAGIGPTALSAEPEIVQFFIDRPETVHNTEEFERKLFVLRRLIIQKIKQYQEYPLPLYFASLSCKTIIYKGQLTTYQVGTYFKDLRDPRVVSAFGLVHSRFSTNTFPSWSLAQPFRMLAHNGEINTLTGNLNWFYAGMRALSSPYFTEEEMEILLPVVDRGQSDSACLDNVAELLLHSGRSLSHVMLMLVPEAWDGNTQMDPLKRAFYEYHATLMEPWDGPAALCFTDGKSIGATLDRNGLRPLRYAITSDHRVIVASEAGALPIDESTIIKKGRQQAGKIFLVDMEQGKILSDEEVKGDLIRQQPYGDWLDSYKIKLTELAEPRVTYTYLSKESVFKYQQTFGYSREDLETILTPMALTGYEPTGSMGSDVPLAILSDQPQHLSSYFKQFFAQVTNPPIDPIRERLVMSLATFIGNAGNILIEDKKFCHCVTLEHPILTSKELEKLRSIDTGVFQAKTLQSYFRADGQNGSLEAGLERLCRYADDAVRDGFEVLILSDRAIDSQHAPIPSILAVSAVHHHLIKTGNRGAVGLVVEAGDAWEVHHFACLLAFGATAINPYMALASIRTMKEQSKIETELTWPELSKNYVKAVNAGLLKIFSKMGISTLQSYHGAQIFEVLGLDKTVVDKYFCGAVSRIGGLNLDDIAQEVLTKHWVNFKESRTPQTLLPEGGLYQWKRRGEGHLWNPDTVHLLQQACRNDDYATYKRYAEKINNQKEQMFTLRGLLDFAKHRTAIPLEEVEPASDILKRFATGAMSFGSISHEAHSTLAIAMNRIGAKSNTGEGGEDELRYQPLPNGDSMRSAIKQVASARFGVTSNYLTQADEIQIKMAQGAKPGEGGQLPGPKVNEWIAKTRHSTPGVGLISPPPHHDIYSIEDLAQLIFDLKNANRAARINVKLVSKAGVGTIAAGVAKAHADVILIAGFDGGTGASPISSTKHAGLPWELGLAEAHQTLVKNKLRSRIVLQADGQVKTGRDIVVATLLGAEEWGVSTAALIAGGCIMMRKCHLNTCPVGVATQDPELRKLFTGKPEDIVNLFRFMAEEIRETMAELGFRTINEMVGKAQFLKKRENIDHWKASKIDFSGILYVEPNDPNQSLYNTEEQDHGMGMILDWGLLKQAKHALESKTPVFGTFTVKNTDRTIGTLLSNEISKLYGSEGLPDNTINYKFEGSAGQSFGAFSTKGLSFELEGEANDYVGKGLSGAQLAIYPKAESKLIPHENIIIGNVALFGATSGHLFINGQAGERFAVRNSGATAVVEGLGDHGCEYMTGGRALILGATGRNFGAGMSGGIAWIYDKQGTFRDNCNTEMVDLDPLEQEDETAIIALLKRHILLTNSKIAQHILENWTAEKNSFIKVFPKEYKQVLRTKLVEA; this is encoded by the coding sequence ATGATTGAAAGTAACACAAATCAGCAAGGGCTATACGACCCGAGTTTTGAGCATGACGCCTGTGGGGTTGGTTTTGTAGCGCATATTAAAGGAATAAAATCACATGCACAGGTAAAAGATGCCTTGACCATGTTAGAAAATATGGAGCATCGTGGTGCTTGTGGCTGTGATCCAGAGAGTGGAGATGGCGCAGGTATTATGATCCAATTACCACATGAGTTTCTTTGGGAAGAATGTATTAACCTGGGTATACAACTTAAAGAACCAGGATATTATGGAGCAGGAATGGTTTTCCTACCCAAAGAACCTGAAATGAACAAAATTTGCAGAACAGTTATACAAGAAGCGGCTACTGAAAGGGATATGAAATTCCTTGGATTTCGGGATGTACCAGTAAGTAGAGCAGGTATAGGCCCGACAGCATTAAGCGCTGAACCCGAAATAGTTCAATTCTTTATCGACAGACCCGAGACCGTACATAACACTGAAGAATTTGAACGCAAATTATTTGTCCTCAGACGTTTGATTATCCAAAAAATCAAACAATATCAAGAATACCCACTACCGCTTTACTTCGCTTCCTTATCTTGCAAAACAATTATTTATAAAGGTCAGTTGACAACTTACCAAGTTGGCACTTATTTTAAAGACCTTCGCGATCCAAGAGTTGTTTCTGCATTTGGATTAGTACACTCTCGCTTTTCAACCAATACTTTCCCTTCCTGGTCTTTAGCACAGCCTTTCCGTATGTTAGCGCATAATGGTGAGATCAACACATTAACAGGAAATCTGAACTGGTTTTACGCAGGCATGCGTGCGCTTTCGTCTCCTTATTTTACAGAAGAAGAGATGGAGATCTTACTACCTGTTGTAGACCGTGGTCAATCTGATTCTGCATGTCTAGACAATGTTGCAGAACTTTTATTACACAGTGGCCGTAGTCTTTCCCATGTGATGCTGATGCTGGTACCTGAAGCTTGGGATGGCAATACACAAATGGATCCATTAAAACGGGCATTTTACGAATACCACGCCACATTAATGGAGCCTTGGGATGGTCCAGCTGCTCTTTGTTTTACTGATGGCAAGTCCATTGGTGCAACCTTAGATCGAAACGGACTGCGTCCGTTACGCTATGCCATCACTTCAGATCATCGTGTTATCGTTGCTTCAGAGGCAGGAGCACTTCCAATTGATGAATCAACAATCATCAAAAAGGGAAGACAACAAGCTGGTAAAATTTTCTTGGTCGATATGGAACAAGGTAAAATTTTATCTGACGAAGAGGTAAAAGGTGACTTAATACGTCAACAGCCTTATGGCGATTGGTTAGACAGTTATAAAATAAAATTAACAGAATTGGCTGAGCCTCGAGTTACCTATACCTACCTGTCTAAAGAATCGGTATTTAAGTATCAGCAGACTTTCGGATATTCGAGAGAAGACTTAGAAACAATTCTAACACCAATGGCATTGACCGGGTATGAGCCAACAGGTTCCATGGGATCTGATGTACCATTAGCTATACTTTCCGATCAACCGCAACACTTATCCAGTTACTTCAAGCAGTTTTTTGCTCAAGTGACAAACCCTCCTATTGATCCAATAAGAGAGCGTTTGGTTATGAGTCTAGCAACATTCATTGGAAATGCAGGCAACATACTCATTGAAGATAAAAAATTCTGTCACTGCGTTACGCTTGAACATCCGATATTGACCTCGAAAGAATTAGAAAAGCTACGGTCAATAGACACGGGTGTATTTCAGGCAAAAACTTTACAATCTTACTTCCGAGCAGATGGTCAAAATGGTTCCCTGGAAGCTGGATTAGAACGTCTTTGTCGTTATGCAGATGATGCTGTACGTGATGGATTCGAAGTATTAATACTTTCAGATCGTGCGATAGATTCGCAACATGCACCTATTCCATCTATATTAGCTGTATCTGCAGTACATCACCATTTAATTAAAACAGGAAACCGCGGTGCTGTTGGTCTTGTTGTAGAAGCTGGAGATGCTTGGGAAGTTCATCATTTTGCATGTTTACTAGCATTCGGAGCCACCGCAATCAATCCTTACATGGCGCTTGCGAGTATTCGTACGATGAAAGAACAAAGTAAAATCGAAACCGAATTAACATGGCCTGAACTTTCCAAAAACTACGTAAAGGCAGTAAATGCAGGATTATTAAAGATATTTTCAAAAATGGGAATATCGACCCTGCAGTCGTATCATGGTGCACAAATCTTTGAAGTATTAGGTTTAGATAAAACTGTTGTAGACAAATATTTTTGCGGTGCTGTATCCCGTATCGGCGGCTTAAACCTTGATGATATTGCACAGGAAGTACTGACAAAACATTGGGTGAATTTCAAAGAAAGCCGTACTCCACAGACGTTACTTCCTGAAGGTGGTCTCTACCAATGGAAACGAAGAGGTGAAGGACACCTTTGGAACCCTGATACTGTACATCTTCTGCAACAGGCTTGTCGCAATGACGACTATGCTACTTATAAAAGATATGCGGAAAAAATAAACAACCAAAAAGAACAGATGTTCACCCTGCGTGGTTTATTAGATTTTGCTAAACATAGAACAGCAATTCCTTTAGAAGAAGTAGAACCAGCTAGTGATATTTTAAAACGCTTTGCCACAGGTGCGATGTCATTTGGTTCTATTTCACATGAAGCACACAGCACACTGGCAATTGCGATGAACCGCATCGGTGCAAAATCAAATACTGGAGAAGGTGGTGAAGATGAGCTCCGTTATCAGCCCCTACCGAATGGCGATTCCATGCGTTCTGCAATCAAACAAGTGGCATCAGCACGATTTGGTGTAACATCTAACTATCTGACACAGGCAGACGAAATACAGATCAAGATGGCTCAAGGTGCTAAACCTGGAGAGGGCGGTCAGCTTCCTGGACCTAAGGTTAATGAATGGATTGCTAAAACAAGACATTCAACGCCAGGTGTAGGGTTAATTTCCCCGCCACCACATCATGACATCTATTCGATTGAAGATTTAGCACAATTAATCTTTGATCTAAAAAATGCAAACCGTGCTGCACGTATCAATGTCAAACTCGTTTCAAAAGCGGGTGTTGGAACTATTGCTGCGGGTGTCGCAAAAGCACATGCCGACGTTATTCTGATAGCAGGATTTGACGGAGGAACAGGAGCTTCTCCGATCAGTTCGACAAAGCACGCAGGTTTACCTTGGGAATTGGGATTAGCAGAAGCACACCAAACTTTGGTGAAAAACAAACTTAGAAGCCGTATCGTACTACAAGCAGATGGACAGGTAAAAACTGGACGGGACATCGTTGTAGCAACCTTATTAGGTGCAGAAGAATGGGGCGTATCAACTGCTGCCCTTATTGCTGGTGGCTGTATCATGATGCGTAAGTGTCACTTGAATACTTGTCCAGTAGGTGTAGCCACACAAGATCCAGAATTAAGAAAATTATTCACCGGTAAACCTGAGGACATTGTTAACCTATTCCGCTTCATGGCCGAAGAAATCAGAGAGACCATGGCAGAATTGGGTTTCCGTACCATCAATGAAATGGTAGGAAAAGCACAGTTCCTTAAAAAACGTGAGAACATAGATCATTGGAAAGCTTCCAAAATTGATTTCTCAGGCATATTATATGTTGAGCCCAACGATCCTAATCAGTCTCTTTACAATACTGAAGAACAAGATCACGGCATGGGTATGATCTTAGACTGGGGATTATTGAAACAAGCGAAACATGCCTTAGAAAGCAAAACTCCAGTTTTTGGAACTTTCACGGTTAAAAATACGGATCGTACCATCGGTACGCTATTGTCGAATGAGATTTCTAAACTATACGGATCCGAAGGCTTACCTGATAATACCATCAATTACAAATTTGAAGGTTCTGCGGGACAGAGTTTTGGTGCATTCTCAACAAAAGGACTATCATTTGAGTTAGAAGGTGAAGCGAATGATTATGTTGGTAAAGGATTATCTGGTGCACAATTAGCGATCTATCCGAAAGCAGAAAGTAAATTGATACCGCATGAAAATATCATCATCGGTAATGTTGCTCTATTTGGTGCTACATCGGGACATCTCTTTATTAATGGACAAGCCGGCGAACGATTTGCTGTTCGTAATTCAGGTGCTACGGCAGTAGTAGAAGGACTTGGCGACCATGGTTGTGAATACATGACCGGGGGACGTGCACTTATCTTAGGAGCTACTGGAAGAAATTTCGGCGCTGGTATGAGCGGTGGTATCGCCTGGATCTATGATAAGCAAGGAACATTTAGAGACAATTGTAATACTGAAATGGTTGATCTTGATCCATTGGAACAAGAAGATGAAACCGCAATTATTGCATTGCTAAAAAGACATATTTTACTCACAAACAGCAAAATTGCACAACATATTCTCGAAAACTGGACTGCTGAGAAAAACAGCTTTATCAAAGTATTTCCAAAAGAATACAAACAGGTATTACGTACAAAATTAGTTGAAGCATAA